From Nitrobacter sp. NHB1, a single genomic window includes:
- a CDS encoding M48 family metallopeptidase, whose protein sequence is MICFCAERFDWRRIWQNPGDTPASGFSDMARALLYRRPAEPSRLLIKHGSQIYSVRLRRHRRARRYTLRIHPSDREAILTMPPRGTLPEAKDFAQRHGGWIAARLGRLPKAAPFHHGAVIPLRGVAHRIVHRAGERGTVWTETRDSGERILCIAGGLEYLDRRVHDFLKREARRDLQKATQRYADTLSVKVKRLSIRDQSSRWGSCTSSGSLSFSWRLILAPPFVLDYLAAHEVAHLVEMNHSPRFWKVVARICNHVERAKKWLDAEGNDLHRYGIQD, encoded by the coding sequence ATGATTTGTTTTTGCGCCGAGCGATTCGACTGGCGCCGGATATGGCAGAATCCGGGCGATACTCCCGCCTCCGGATTTTCTGACATGGCCCGCGCACTCCTTTATCGACGTCCCGCCGAACCCTCCCGGCTTCTTATCAAACACGGTTCGCAAATCTATTCGGTGCGCTTGCGCCGGCATCGCCGCGCCCGCCGTTACACCTTGCGAATCCATCCGAGCGACCGCGAAGCGATCCTGACCATGCCGCCGCGGGGAACGCTTCCGGAGGCCAAGGACTTTGCGCAGCGTCACGGCGGCTGGATCGCGGCGCGCCTCGGGCGCCTGCCGAAGGCGGCGCCGTTCCACCACGGCGCGGTCATTCCGCTGCGCGGCGTCGCCCATCGGATTGTGCATCGCGCCGGCGAGCGCGGCACTGTGTGGACCGAAACACGCGACAGCGGCGAGCGCATTCTCTGTATCGCCGGCGGACTCGAATATCTCGACCGGCGTGTGCACGATTTTCTGAAGCGGGAAGCACGGCGCGACCTGCAAAAAGCCACGCAACGCTACGCCGATACGCTGAGCGTCAAGGTCAAGCGTCTTTCGATCCGCGATCAGTCGAGCCGCTGGGGATCGTGCACCTCGTCGGGATCGCTGTCGTTCTCATGGCGGCTCATCCTGGCGCCGCCGTTCGTGCTGGACTATCTCGCCGCCCACGAGGTCGCCCACCTCGTTGAAATGAATCATTCGCCGCGATTCTGGAAGGTGGTGGCGCGGATCTGCAATCATGTCGAGCGGGCCAAGAAGTGGCTCGACGCCGAAGGCAACGATCTCCACCGCTACGGCATTCAGGATTAG